In Mytilus galloprovincialis chromosome 1, xbMytGall1.hap1.1, whole genome shotgun sequence, the following are encoded in one genomic region:
- the LOC143079829 gene encoding heat shock 70 kDa protein 12A-like: MQKTGDHLLVAAIDFGTTYSGYAFSMRHEFKTDPLKIHANQAWNSGGRALLSLKTPTCLLLNDRKELDSFGYEAENKYADIVMDDEQDNYYYFHRFKMNLHNNTKITSGMVLEDIRGKSVPAIEVFGLSIKALVSHLTDILDKQGTGMDKSEIQWVLTVPAIWTDAAKQFMRKSAVNAGIPEESLKIALEPEAASIFCQYLPTKKLHGADEGFTMTEPGAKYMVVDLGGGTADITVHEKLANGQLKELCRATGNDCGGTSVDGRFFQMLVKIFGGPLMKKIKDEDPSAYLDLFREFETVKRTITPEKDTKVNITIPYASLDAQCKKVLGENLPDVLESSPYSNQLTVRGDKMRVEADLMRSLFNPTIDSIISLMKDILQNKATSEVSQLLLVGGFSECMLIQAAVKRNFKQKRVIIPEEAGLSVLKGAVLFGHRPEYIRSRVMQLSYGVETRRVFNSKIHDKKYLVENETPPKCEKIFKQIVKKDQEVSLGEKFITSHLTAFPMQKEMPLHIYVSTEKTPMYIDESSCTYLGSATITFPTPTEETREVTAEYIFGNTEIGMTAVDKTTGTKINASFDLI; this comes from the exons ATGCAGAAGACAGGAGATCATCTTTTGGTGGCAGCTATAGACTTTGGTACAACTTATTCTGGTTATGCATTCTCAATGAGACATGAATTTAAAACAGATCCCCTTAAAATACATGCAAATCAGGCTTGGAATTCTGGTGGAAGGGCTCTTCTGTCCCTTAAAACGCCAACATGCCTACTGTTGAATGACAGAAAAGAACTGGACTCATTTGGATATGAAGCTGAAAACAAGTACGCTGACATTGTGATGGACGATGAACAGGACAACTACTACTACTTTCATCGGTTTAAAATGAATTTACACAACAACACG AAAATCACAAGTGGCATGGTTCTAGAAGATATTAGAGGAAAATCTGTTCCTGCTATAGAGGTGTTTGGTTTGTCAATAAAAGCGCTTGTAAGTCATCTCACAGATATATTAGATAAGCAGGGCACTGGAATGGATAAGTCAGAAATACAATGGGTACTTACTGTGCCTGCAATTTGGACTGATGCTGCAAAGCAGTTCATGAGAAAAAGCGCAGTTAAC GCAGGAATACCAGAAGAAAGTCTGAAAATCGCACTTGAACCAGAAGCAGCATCTATTTTCTGCCAATATCTTCCTACAAAGAAGCTACACGGAGCTGATGAAGGTTTTACAATGACAGAACCGGGTGCAAAATATATGGTAGTGGATTTAGGAG GTGGCACTGCTGATATAACAGTCCATGAAAAATTGGCAAACGGCCAGCTGAAAGAATTATGTAGAGCCACAGGAAATGATTGTGGGGGTACTTCAGTTGATGGACGTTTTTTTCAGATGCTTGTGAAAATTTTTGGAGGGCCATTaatgaaaaagataaaagatGAAGATCCATCGGCTTATTTGGATCTTTTCCGAGAATTTGAAACCGTGAAGAGAACTATCACACCTGAAAAAGATACGAAAGTGAACATAACTATACCTTATGCTTCTCTTGATGCACAATGCAAAAAAGTTCTTGGAGAAAATCTTCCTGATGTGCTTGAGTCATCACCATATAGCAACCAGTTAACCGTTCGTGGAGACAAGATGCGAGTTGAGGCTGATTTAATGAGGTCTCTATTTAACCCGACAATTGATAGCATCATTTCGCTGATGAAAGACATTCTACAAAATAAAGCGACTTCCGAGGTTTCTCAGTTGCTACTTGTCGGTGGATTTTCAGAATGTATGCTGATACAGGCTGCTGTTAAGCGGAACTTTAAACAGAAGAGGGTTATAATTCCGGAAGAGGCGGGTCTTTCTGTGTTAAAGGGAGCTGTACTATTTGGACATAGACCAGAATATATCCGATCACGAGTAATGCAGCTTTCCTATGGTGTAGAAACGCGCCGTGTTTTCAACTcaaaaattcatgacaaaaaatatctagTAGAAAACGAAACCCCACCGAAATGCGagaaaattttcaaacaaattgttaaaaaagaCCAAGAAGTTTCTTTGGGTGAGAaatttataacaagtcatttgaCTGCTTTTCCAATGCAAAAAGAAATGCCATTGCATATATACGTATCTACAGAAAAAACTCCAATGTACATCGATGAAAGTAGTTGCACTTATCTTGGATCAGCAACAATAACGTTTCCTACACCCACTGAGGAAACAAGGGAGGTAACTGCCGAATATATATTTGGAAATACTGAAATTGGAATGACTGCGGTCGATAAAACGACTGGAACAAAAATAAACGCATCATTCGATTTAATctaa